Below is a genomic region from Prevotella melaninogenica.
CATCACGCGTACACCCGTCACATTATAGATTGCCAACTGTTCGTTCTCAGCACCAACCACATGCAACACGTTACCAACAATTGAGATTGAAATAGTCTGAACGTCTAAGTCAATCAAATCAATCGCTGCACGCGCCTGCACCGGTGCGGTGAAGCCAACAGAGAGCAGTAATGTGAAAAGAAAAGGAGTAAATATATTTTTTATCATAGACTATGCTTTTATGTTAGCTACAAAGATAACAAATTTAGGAATACATCTACTTATTTTATTGCATTAGTCTATTAAGATTTAATATAAATTAACCTCCCCCAACCCCTCCGAAGGAGGGGAGTTGCCTAACGGGATAAATATGATTATCCTGAAATATGGAGAGACAAACCAAAA
It encodes:
- a CDS encoding T9SS type A sorting domain-containing protein; its protein translation is MIKNIFTPFLFTLLLSVGFTAPVQARAAIDLIDLDVQTISISIVGNVLHVVGAENEQLAIYNVTGVRVMSVKVDGDDKHYTLNFPKGCYIVKVGNVVRKVSIR